In one Cellulomonas sp. JZ18 genomic region, the following are encoded:
- a CDS encoding penicillin-binding protein 2 — protein MSERTGTVPRRAPAPDADGRRAGAPAPGTGRAAGGRPAATRTAPVRAARGAGRVPAGRRPAASPAVARALRPEPARPVEPASRGRVLTLVVLFALLFVLFAGRLVYVQVIRGPEIAAQAQAERMSTQQVLGARGEITDADGVVLATSVERYTISVNQRRVAQYKARGSDGLDGAAGVAARLAPLLGVNPAELGGRLVGDRGYVVVQKNVLPEVARDIRALRIDGVNVDKVADRVYPKGAVGGNMLGFVNSSGTGLQGLELTLDERLQGEAGEERYERGRGGQPIPGGVSEGTPARQGDSVRLTIKSDLQWKAQSALDAQVAATGATGGAIVVMRPNGEVLALADSGSIDPNDPGEAGAGALSPAVTQVFEPGSTSKVVTMAGALELGLVTPTEQFRVADRWQTPHGETIKDSHDHPVQQLTATGIFAESSNVGTILIGERMSKEQRYQYMSAFGFGQQTGIELPGESAGLLRTPDRWQGRDEYAVLFGQAVSVNALQAASVFATIANDGVRAQPHLIAGWTSPEGEFEPQTPAEGTRVVSSQTAAAVLSMLESTVVDGTGSSGAIPGYRVGGKTGTAQKFNPSGYTSSFIGVAPVDDPQVVTAVILHDPKTSIYGGTVAAPVFSTVTQYALQQLGVPPSGAPATLHPTTW, from the coding sequence GTGAGCGAGCGCACCGGCACGGTCCCGCGCCGGGCACCCGCCCCCGACGCGGACGGCCGCCGCGCGGGCGCACCCGCGCCCGGCACCGGCCGTGCCGCGGGCGGCCGCCCGGCGGCGACCCGGACGGCGCCCGTGCGTGCCGCACGCGGCGCGGGTCGCGTCCCGGCGGGTCGGCGTCCCGCGGCGTCCCCGGCCGTCGCGCGCGCGCTGCGTCCCGAGCCCGCGCGCCCCGTCGAGCCGGCCTCGCGCGGGCGGGTCCTGACCCTCGTCGTGCTCTTCGCGCTGCTGTTCGTGCTGTTCGCGGGCCGGCTCGTCTACGTGCAGGTGATCCGTGGGCCGGAGATCGCGGCGCAGGCGCAGGCGGAGCGCATGTCCACGCAGCAGGTGCTCGGCGCGCGCGGGGAGATCACGGACGCCGACGGCGTCGTGCTCGCCACGTCCGTCGAGCGCTACACGATCTCGGTCAACCAGCGCCGCGTCGCGCAGTACAAGGCGCGGGGGTCGGACGGTCTCGACGGCGCCGCGGGCGTGGCCGCCCGGCTCGCGCCGCTGCTCGGCGTGAACCCCGCGGAGCTCGGCGGCCGGCTGGTGGGGGACCGCGGCTACGTCGTCGTGCAGAAGAACGTGCTGCCGGAGGTCGCGCGGGACATCCGCGCGCTGCGCATCGACGGCGTGAACGTCGACAAGGTCGCCGACCGGGTCTACCCGAAGGGCGCCGTGGGCGGGAACATGCTCGGCTTCGTGAACTCCTCGGGCACGGGTCTGCAGGGCCTCGAGCTGACGCTCGACGAGCGGCTGCAGGGCGAGGCGGGCGAGGAGCGCTACGAGCGCGGCCGCGGGGGGCAGCCCATCCCCGGCGGCGTGTCCGAGGGCACGCCCGCGCGGCAGGGCGACTCGGTGCGGCTGACGATCAAGTCCGACCTGCAGTGGAAGGCCCAGTCGGCGCTCGACGCGCAGGTGGCGGCCACGGGCGCCACGGGCGGTGCGATCGTGGTGATGCGCCCGAACGGGGAGGTCCTCGCGCTGGCGGACTCGGGCTCCATCGACCCGAACGACCCCGGCGAGGCGGGCGCGGGCGCGCTGTCACCGGCGGTGACGCAGGTCTTCGAGCCGGGCTCGACGAGCAAGGTGGTCACGATGGCCGGCGCGCTCGAGCTCGGGCTCGTCACGCCGACCGAGCAGTTCCGCGTGGCGGACCGCTGGCAGACGCCCCACGGCGAGACGATCAAGGACTCGCACGACCACCCGGTGCAGCAGCTGACCGCGACCGGCATCTTCGCCGAGTCCTCGAACGTCGGGACCATCCTCATCGGCGAGCGCATGAGCAAGGAGCAGCGCTACCAGTACATGTCCGCGTTCGGCTTCGGCCAGCAGACGGGCATCGAGCTGCCGGGCGAGTCCGCCGGGCTCCTGCGCACGCCGGACCGCTGGCAGGGCCGCGACGAGTACGCCGTGCTGTTCGGGCAGGCGGTGTCCGTCAACGCGCTGCAGGCGGCGAGCGTCTTCGCGACCATCGCGAACGACGGTGTCCGGGCGCAGCCGCACCTCATCGCGGGGTGGACGTCGCCGGAAGGGGAGTTCGAGCCGCAGACGCCGGCCGAGGGGACGCGGGTCGTGTCGTCGCAGACGGCGGCCGCGGTGCTGTCGATGCTGGAGAGCACGGTCGTGGACGGCACGGGCTCGAGCGGGGCCATCCCCGGCTACCGCGTCGGCGGCAAGACGGGTACCGCGCAGAAGTTCAACCCGTCCGGGTACACCTCGTCCTTCATCGGCGTCGCGCCGGTCGACGACCCGCAGGTCGTGACGGCCGTGATCCTGCACGACCCCAAGACGTCCATCTACGGCGGCACGGTGGCGGCGCCCGTCTTCAGCACCGTCACGCAGTACGCGCTGCAGCAGCTCGGCGTGCCCCCGTCGGGGGCGCCGGCGACGCTGCACCCGACGACGTGGTGA
- the rsmH gene encoding 16S rRNA (cytosine(1402)-N(4))-methyltransferase RsmH — translation MGEPTDVDPASRHVPVLLQRCLDLLGPALTAPGAVLVDATLGMGGHTEGVLRAFAGARVVGIDRDPQALALASRRLAGFGDRFTGVHAVYDEIPDVLERLGLPSVQGVLMDLGVSSLQLDEAERGFAYAQDAPLDMRMDPTRGQTAADVLNTYDERALARVLHVYGEERFAARIARAVVRRREQTPLTRTGELVDLVRASIPAATRKTGGHPAKRTFQALRIEVNGELAALERALPAAIEALAVGGRIVVESYQSLEDRLVKRALAAGATSSAPPDLPVEPATHAPYLRLLTRGAEEADAEELARNPRAQSVRLRAAERVRPTPDHLRTARRAA, via the coding sequence ATGGGCGAGCCGACGGACGTCGACCCCGCGTCGCGGCACGTCCCCGTGCTCCTGCAGCGCTGCCTCGACCTGCTCGGGCCGGCCCTGACCGCACCGGGCGCCGTCCTCGTGGACGCCACGCTCGGGATGGGCGGGCACACCGAGGGCGTGCTGCGCGCGTTCGCCGGCGCCCGCGTGGTCGGGATCGACCGGGACCCGCAGGCCCTCGCGCTCGCGAGCCGGCGCCTCGCGGGGTTCGGCGACCGCTTCACGGGCGTGCACGCGGTGTACGACGAGATCCCGGACGTCCTCGAGCGTCTCGGCCTGCCGTCCGTGCAGGGCGTGCTCATGGACCTCGGTGTCTCGTCGCTGCAGCTGGACGAGGCCGAGCGCGGGTTCGCGTACGCGCAGGACGCGCCGCTGGACATGCGGATGGACCCGACCCGGGGGCAGACCGCTGCGGACGTGCTCAACACGTACGACGAGCGTGCGCTGGCCCGCGTCCTGCACGTGTACGGCGAGGAGCGCTTCGCCGCGCGGATCGCCCGTGCGGTCGTCCGGCGCCGCGAGCAGACGCCGCTGACGCGCACCGGCGAGCTCGTCGACCTCGTGCGCGCGAGCATCCCCGCCGCGACCCGCAAGACCGGCGGCCACCCGGCCAAGCGCACGTTCCAGGCGCTGCGGATCGAGGTGAACGGGGAGCTCGCCGCGCTCGAGCGGGCCCTGCCGGCCGCCATCGAGGCGCTCGCCGTCGGCGGCCGGATCGTCGTCGAGTCGTACCAGTCGCTCGAGGACCGCCTCGTCAAGCGCGCGCTCGCCGCCGGTGCGACGTCCAGCGCGCCGCCGGACCTGCCCGTCGAGCCCGCGACCCACGCGCCGTACCTGCGCCTGCTGACCCGGGGCGCGGAGGAGGCCGACGCCGAGGAGCTGGCCCGCAACCCGCGGGCGCAGTCGGTCCGGCTGCGCGCCGCCGAACGCGTCCGACCCACCCCCGACCACCTGCGCACCGCGAGGAGAGCCGCATGA
- the mraZ gene encoding division/cell wall cluster transcriptional repressor MraZ → MSHDSTGAFGSFAPFLGTYTPRLDDKGRLILPAKFRPQLAPGLVMTRGQERCLFLLPMDEFRRMHDQLRQAPVTSKQARDYLRVFLSGASDELPDKQGRISIPPMLRKYAGLDRDVAVIGTGTRVEIWDLASWEAYLAEQEAGYADTTEEVFPNGPF, encoded by the coding sequence GTGTCGCATGACTCGACCGGCGCCTTCGGCTCCTTCGCGCCCTTCCTCGGCACCTACACGCCGCGCCTGGACGACAAGGGGCGGCTCATCCTCCCGGCGAAGTTCCGGCCCCAGCTCGCCCCGGGGCTCGTCATGACGCGGGGTCAGGAGCGCTGCCTGTTCCTGCTCCCGATGGACGAGTTCCGGCGCATGCACGACCAGCTGCGGCAGGCACCCGTCACGAGCAAGCAGGCGCGTGACTACCTGCGCGTCTTCCTGTCGGGTGCGAGCGACGAGCTGCCCGACAAGCAGGGCCGCATCTCGATCCCGCCGATGCTGCGCAAGTACGCGGGCCTCGATCGCGACGTCGCCGTGATCGGCACCGGCACCCGCGTCGAGATCTGGGACCTCGCCTCGTGGGAGGCCTACCTGGCCGAGCAGGAGGCGGGCTACGCCGACACGACCGAGGAGGTCTTCCCGAACGGCCCGTTCTGA
- a CDS encoding MoxR family ATPase, whose amino-acid sequence MQALPSSDELDELVAVTARLRAGVESVVTGRPELVRVALAVLLAEGHLLLEDVPGVGKTTLAKAIARSIDAPVGRIQFTPDLLPSDLTGVNIFRAQTHEFEFRPGPVFAHVVIGDEINRASPKTQSALLECMQEAQATVDGRTYPLPRPFLVVATQNPVEMEGTYPLPEAQRDRFMARLTVGYPSVEAEMAMLEVQESADPLARLRPATDAPQVARLIDVARRLHAAAGIKRYVVDLVAASREEPGLRLGASPRAAIQLLRAAKALAAMSGRDHVLPDDVQELAVPVLAHRLLPSTESRLSGRSTQDVVTDLVARTSVPSLDPPARVRRLLG is encoded by the coding sequence ATGCAGGCACTGCCGTCTTCGGACGAGCTCGACGAGCTCGTCGCCGTCACCGCCCGGCTGCGCGCCGGCGTCGAGTCGGTCGTGACGGGCCGCCCCGAGCTCGTGCGCGTCGCGCTCGCGGTGCTGCTCGCCGAGGGCCACCTGCTCCTCGAGGACGTGCCCGGCGTCGGCAAGACGACCCTCGCGAAGGCGATCGCGCGCAGCATCGACGCGCCCGTCGGGCGGATCCAGTTCACGCCCGACCTGCTGCCGAGCGACCTCACCGGCGTCAACATCTTCCGCGCCCAGACGCACGAGTTCGAGTTCCGGCCCGGCCCCGTGTTCGCGCACGTCGTCATCGGGGACGAGATCAACCGCGCCTCGCCCAAGACGCAGTCCGCGCTGCTCGAGTGCATGCAGGAGGCGCAGGCGACGGTCGACGGCCGCACCTACCCGCTCCCCCGCCCCTTCCTGGTGGTCGCGACGCAGAACCCGGTGGAGATGGAGGGCACCTACCCGCTCCCCGAGGCGCAGCGCGACCGCTTCATGGCACGGCTGACGGTCGGCTACCCCAGCGTCGAGGCCGAGATGGCGATGCTCGAGGTGCAGGAGTCGGCCGACCCCCTCGCGCGGCTGCGTCCCGCGACGGACGCGCCGCAGGTGGCGCGTCTCATCGACGTCGCGCGGCGCCTGCACGCCGCCGCCGGCATCAAGCGGTACGTCGTCGACCTCGTCGCGGCGTCGCGCGAGGAGCCGGGCCTGCGCCTGGGCGCCTCGCCCCGCGCGGCCATCCAGCTGCTGCGTGCGGCGAAGGCGCTCGCCGCCATGAGCGGACGCGACCACGTGCTGCCCGACGACGTGCAGGAGCTCGCCGTCCCCGTGCTCGCGCACCGCCTGCTGCCGAGCACCGAGTCGCGCCTGTCGGGCCGCTCCACGCAGGACGTGGTCACCGACCTCGTCGCGCGCACGTCCGTGCCGTCCCTCGACCCGCCCGCACGCGTGCGGCGCCTCCTGGGCTGA
- a CDS encoding DUF58 domain-containing protein yields the protein MRLRPTLRGGALAAAGMIALQVGISLGALDLARVGVLLLVLVLVAVAVVALGDPARGRRLEVQRDVSPNPVHAGEEAQVHVVVRAADAGGRARLAGLRFAEQAAVELSGGRPLRARVRRTADRVTVTYPVRGTQRGRWPLGPLVVTRTDVFGVVRARTTLGADSEVAVWPAVTALPAPGDVLVGEPDRVALGARTPSPDDASLRDYREGDDLRRVHWRSSARRGALLVRSDERAGMRPVTVLVDLPVRASAAEWTISLAASMALAMLDGGHPVRLVGAGLGTTRGPAGASPFVHGRSGPEARAALLDLTIDLEPPRSSTEAETQLLDAARLLHAADAGGEIVLAVLGPLSAAARAALAHVSDAGQGWALVRADGRHAGDERDARHTQSALVRAGWRAAPATAGEDLVPCWLRLLGSAR from the coding sequence ATGCGCCTGCGGCCGACCCTCCGCGGCGGGGCGCTCGCCGCCGCCGGCATGATCGCGCTCCAGGTCGGCATCTCGCTGGGGGCGCTCGACCTGGCGCGGGTCGGGGTGCTGCTGCTCGTCCTGGTGCTCGTCGCGGTCGCCGTCGTGGCACTGGGCGACCCGGCGCGCGGCCGGCGGCTGGAGGTGCAGCGCGACGTCAGCCCGAACCCGGTCCACGCGGGCGAGGAGGCGCAGGTCCACGTCGTGGTGCGGGCGGCCGACGCCGGCGGGCGTGCGCGGCTCGCCGGGCTGCGGTTCGCCGAGCAGGCGGCCGTCGAGCTGTCCGGCGGCCGTCCGCTGCGCGCGCGCGTGCGCCGCACGGCGGACCGGGTGACGGTGACGTACCCGGTGCGGGGCACGCAGCGCGGACGCTGGCCCCTGGGCCCTCTCGTCGTGACGCGCACCGACGTGTTCGGCGTCGTGCGCGCGCGCACGACGCTGGGCGCGGACTCGGAGGTCGCCGTCTGGCCCGCCGTGACCGCGCTGCCGGCGCCCGGCGACGTCCTCGTGGGCGAGCCGGACCGCGTCGCGCTCGGCGCGCGCACCCCCTCGCCGGACGACGCGAGCCTGCGCGACTACCGCGAGGGCGACGACCTGCGCCGCGTGCACTGGCGCTCGAGCGCACGCCGCGGCGCCCTCCTGGTGCGCTCGGACGAGCGCGCGGGGATGCGACCGGTGACCGTGCTCGTCGACCTGCCGGTCCGCGCGAGCGCGGCCGAGTGGACGATCTCGCTGGCCGCGTCGATGGCGCTCGCGATGCTCGACGGCGGGCACCCGGTCCGGCTCGTCGGGGCGGGGCTCGGCACGACGCGCGGGCCCGCGGGGGCCTCCCCCTTCGTGCACGGCCGCTCCGGCCCCGAGGCTCGTGCGGCGCTGCTCGACCTCACCATCGACCTCGAGCCGCCGCGCTCCTCCACCGAGGCCGAGACCCAGCTGCTCGACGCGGCGCGGCTCCTGCACGCCGCGGACGCCGGCGGCGAGATCGTCCTCGCCGTCCTCGGACCGCTCTCGGCGGCCGCGCGCGCGGCCCTCGCGCACGTGAGCGACGCGGGGCAGGGGTGGGCGCTGGTGCGCGCGGACGGCCGGCACGCGGGCGACGAGCGCGACGCCCGGCACACCCAGTCGGCCCTGGTGCGCGCGGGCTGGCGGGCCGCCCCCGCGACCGCCGGCGAGGACCTCGTCCCCTGCTGGCTCCGGCTGCTCGGGAGTGCGCGGTGA
- a CDS encoding DUF3488 and transglutaminase-like domain-containing protein, with protein sequence MNRPTGPEQGGRALLGSALAVGVTWASLLALTGLIDGRRWLVVACVAVLLVAAAAAAARALTRTWWAPTVVAGAVATVGLVLRYGGPPGRPQFLPDLDALRRTWAQAREGVALVNDSFVPMPDVRPGELLVVAGAVAVVLLVDLAVLGLRVPAVAGLAVLPLWVPPIVLGFPAGAAPVFWTAVAYLALLAYGAAPHHARAGRARRVVTAGAAAGLLATVGLVAGPPLMEVPGWASVRLPQLGAAPVGPLELSDELDLRESLGARSGQEVLRYRVTDPTDPQGEGAEGEDTQGTDSQGTGTAGVEPSPTASAPAARAVDARLVGPLRAFTLATFDGRTWERTEPEAVRSWEAGTLLSSDASVSGAEPDASAGTLAQVDVAVGSLRERRLPVSTHPRTLDVPGTWGWDPDRDEVVGERSTDADLSYSMLVQVPDLTAAALRGASVGTPPDADLYTSVPDTDHRADVEQLLADVTADADTPYAQAMALQSWFRSASNFTYDTRVPPARTSDAVWDFLESRRGYCVQFATAMTVMARMLDIPARVGVGFLPGERAEDGTYVVTGRLAHAWPELYFEGRGWVRFEPTPASQTGPPPVWADPFTGVLGAGGPPEEVEPGQAAPVPAASASAPVPAAPAPAGPDASPSWTAVAVTVGLAVLVLGGAAAALLLARRRRTVEPTTPERAWARLRRELARVGLTWSDAATPRGALREVQRTLLLRTESELDGSALVAFERLVAAVESSRYAPTPPAVGPAALDGWVSEVRGRAGDLVSDRPRAGAGPSAPPSGP encoded by the coding sequence GTGAACCGCCCGACCGGGCCGGAGCAGGGCGGGCGCGCCCTGCTGGGCTCCGCCCTCGCGGTCGGCGTCACCTGGGCGAGCCTGCTCGCGCTCACCGGCCTCATCGACGGGCGACGGTGGCTGGTCGTCGCGTGCGTCGCGGTGCTCCTCGTCGCCGCTGCGGCGGCCGCAGCACGTGCGCTCACGCGCACGTGGTGGGCGCCGACGGTGGTGGCGGGCGCGGTCGCCACCGTCGGCCTCGTCCTGCGCTACGGCGGTCCGCCCGGCAGGCCGCAGTTCCTGCCGGACCTCGACGCGCTGCGCCGCACGTGGGCGCAGGCGCGCGAGGGGGTCGCGCTCGTCAACGACTCGTTCGTGCCCATGCCGGACGTGCGACCCGGGGAGCTGCTCGTGGTCGCGGGGGCCGTCGCGGTGGTCCTGCTCGTCGACCTGGCCGTGCTCGGGCTGCGGGTGCCCGCCGTGGCGGGCCTGGCGGTCCTGCCGCTGTGGGTCCCGCCGATCGTGCTGGGCTTCCCGGCGGGCGCGGCGCCGGTGTTCTGGACGGCGGTCGCCTACCTCGCGCTGCTCGCGTACGGGGCGGCGCCGCACCACGCCCGCGCCGGGCGCGCCCGACGCGTCGTCACCGCCGGCGCGGCCGCGGGCCTGCTGGCGACCGTCGGCCTCGTCGCGGGTCCGCCCCTCATGGAGGTGCCCGGGTGGGCCTCGGTGCGCCTCCCCCAGCTCGGTGCCGCACCGGTCGGGCCCCTCGAGCTCAGCGACGAGCTGGACCTGCGCGAGAGCCTCGGCGCACGCTCCGGCCAGGAGGTGCTGCGCTACCGCGTGACCGACCCGACGGACCCCCAGGGCGAGGGCGCGGAGGGCGAGGACACGCAGGGCACGGACTCGCAGGGCACGGGCACCGCCGGCGTCGAGCCCTCCCCGACGGCGTCCGCACCCGCCGCGCGCGCGGTGGACGCGCGTCTCGTGGGGCCGCTGCGCGCCTTCACGCTCGCCACGTTCGACGGCAGGACGTGGGAGCGCACGGAACCCGAGGCGGTGCGCTCGTGGGAGGCGGGGACGCTGCTGTCGTCCGACGCGTCGGTCAGCGGCGCCGAGCCCGACGCGTCCGCGGGGACGCTCGCCCAGGTCGACGTCGCGGTCGGCTCGCTCCGCGAGCGGCGCCTGCCGGTGAGCACGCACCCGCGCACGCTGGACGTGCCCGGCACGTGGGGCTGGGACCCGGACCGCGACGAGGTCGTGGGCGAGCGCAGCACGGACGCGGACCTCAGCTACTCGATGCTGGTGCAGGTGCCGGACCTGACGGCCGCCGCGCTGCGCGGCGCGTCCGTCGGCACCCCGCCCGACGCCGACCTGTACACGTCCGTCCCGGACACGGACCACCGCGCGGACGTCGAGCAGCTGCTCGCCGACGTCACGGCGGACGCCGACACCCCGTACGCGCAGGCGATGGCCCTGCAGAGCTGGTTCCGGTCGGCCAGCAACTTCACCTACGACACGCGGGTGCCGCCGGCGCGCACGTCGGACGCCGTGTGGGACTTCCTGGAGTCCCGCCGCGGCTACTGCGTGCAGTTCGCGACGGCGATGACCGTGATGGCGCGCATGCTCGACATCCCGGCGCGCGTCGGCGTGGGCTTCCTGCCGGGTGAGCGCGCCGAGGACGGCACCTACGTGGTGACGGGCCGGCTCGCCCACGCGTGGCCCGAGCTGTACTTCGAGGGCCGCGGGTGGGTGCGGTTCGAGCCGACGCCCGCGTCGCAGACGGGTCCTCCGCCGGTCTGGGCGGACCCGTTCACCGGTGTCCTGGGTGCGGGTGGCCCGCCCGAGGAGGTCGAGCCCGGCCAGGCCGCGCCCGTCCCCGCGGCGAGCGCGAGCGCTCCCGTGCCGGCCGCCCCGGCTCCGGCCGGCCCGGACGCGTCCCCGTCCTGGACGGCGGTCGCGGTCACCGTGGGGCTGGCGGTCCTCGTCCTCGGGGGCGCCGCGGCCGCGTTGCTGCTCGCGCGCCGTCGCCGGACCGTGGAGCCGACGACGCCGGAGCGCGCATGGGCACGTCTCCGGCGGGAGCTCGCCCGCGTGGGTCTCACGTGGTCGGACGCGGCCACGCCGCGGGGCGCCCTGCGCGAGGTGCAGCGCACGCTGCTGCTGCGCACCGAGAGCGAGCTCGACGGGTCGGCGCTGGTGGCCTTCGAGCGCCTCGTCGCAGCCGTCGAGAGCAGCCGTTACGCACCGACGCCGCCGGCCGTGGGGCCGGCGGCGCTGGACGGGTGGGTGTCGGAGGTGCGGGGCCGAGCGGGTGACCTGGTCAGCGACCGCCCTCGTGCCGGCGCCGGTCCCAGCGCTCCTCCATCCGGGCCATGA
- a CDS encoding DUF3040 domain-containing protein: protein MPLSEYEQRVLEQMERQLTSDDPRLANTLTSRGGRRPVTRYVVAGAGAVVGLLLLVVGAASSLPWLGALGFIVMFAAVAFAFAGPRRSRSGPQGAVRPDGSVRKPAAGRHPSRKQGFMARMEERWDRRRHEGGR from the coding sequence ATGCCACTCTCCGAGTACGAGCAGCGCGTTCTGGAGCAGATGGAACGTCAGCTCACGTCTGACGACCCTCGGCTCGCCAACACGCTGACGAGCCGCGGCGGCCGCCGACCCGTGACGCGTTACGTCGTCGCCGGGGCGGGTGCCGTCGTCGGTCTTCTGCTTCTGGTCGTCGGGGCCGCGTCGTCGCTGCCGTGGCTCGGCGCCCTCGGTTTCATCGTCATGTTCGCGGCGGTCGCGTTCGCCTTCGCCGGGCCGCGGCGGTCCCGCTCCGGCCCTCAGGGCGCGGTGCGACCCGACGGCTCGGTGCGCAAGCCCGCAGCGGGTCGGCACCCGAGCCGCAAGCAGGGCTTCATGGCCCGGATGGAGGAGCGCTGGGACCGGCGCCGGCACGAGGGCGGTCGCTGA
- a CDS encoding DNA polymerase IV yields MSGPLVEEDCHVLHVTVPALPVQAEVARRPELAGLPVVVHADGAVLAASAQARACGVRAGQPVEAALVRCGRAVPVAADPATYERLRAGVLAVLTEITPLVEPVGEEAAFVDVGGAVRRHGSPARIAWLVRDRLRARHGVGAAVGVGASKVVARLAAAAVGDDGVLLVPRAASARFLDPQPVTALPEVSGAVEVALAAQGIRRLGQLAAAPAPGLRQVLGPATGRWLQDLAWGRDPRPVVPPEASTDGDGSGVSVEAGCAQARGDRTALERCLRVLARDGAAALRARGRATCRLGLTVVTADGAELTRSRTLVTPTRGEHELHLVARSLLAAATWTSVPERLRIDLDALRELPGGTAAAGGAGTRAHPPGERRAGSARDPAGPAPLGPPARSPGVTLVPRPSTTTIVTADIS; encoded by the coding sequence GTGAGCGGCCCCCTCGTGGAGGAGGACTGCCACGTCCTGCACGTCACCGTCCCGGCCCTGCCCGTCCAGGCCGAGGTCGCGCGTCGGCCCGAGCTGGCGGGGTTGCCCGTGGTGGTGCACGCGGACGGCGCGGTGCTCGCGGCGTCGGCACAGGCGCGGGCGTGCGGCGTGCGTGCGGGGCAGCCGGTCGAGGCGGCGCTCGTGCGCTGCGGACGCGCCGTGCCGGTCGCCGCGGACCCCGCGACCTACGAGCGCCTGCGTGCCGGCGTGCTCGCGGTGCTCACCGAGATCACGCCGCTGGTGGAGCCCGTGGGTGAGGAGGCCGCGTTCGTCGACGTCGGCGGAGCGGTGCGCCGCCACGGGAGCCCGGCGCGGATCGCGTGGCTCGTGCGGGACCGCCTGCGTGCGCGGCACGGCGTGGGGGCGGCCGTCGGCGTGGGGGCGTCCAAGGTGGTGGCCCGGCTCGCCGCCGCGGCCGTCGGCGACGACGGCGTGCTCCTCGTGCCGCGAGCCGCGTCCGCGCGGTTCCTGGACCCCCAGCCGGTCACGGCGCTGCCCGAGGTCTCCGGCGCCGTGGAGGTGGCGCTCGCCGCGCAGGGGATCCGCCGGCTGGGCCAGCTCGCCGCAGCACCCGCGCCCGGTCTGCGTCAGGTCCTCGGTCCGGCCACGGGGAGGTGGCTGCAGGACCTCGCCTGGGGCCGCGACCCCCGGCCTGTGGTGCCGCCGGAGGCGAGCACGGACGGGGACGGCAGCGGCGTGAGTGTGGAGGCGGGGTGTGCGCAGGCGCGCGGCGACCGCACCGCCCTCGAGCGGTGCCTGCGGGTGCTCGCGCGGGACGGCGCGGCGGCGCTGCGCGCCCGAGGGCGGGCGACGTGTCGGCTCGGCCTCACCGTCGTCACGGCCGACGGCGCCGAGCTGACCCGCTCGCGGACGCTCGTCACACCGACCCGGGGGGAGCACGAGCTCCATCTCGTCGCCCGGTCCCTGCTGGCCGCGGCGACGTGGACGTCGGTGCCCGAGCGGCTGCGGATCGACCTGGACGCCCTCCGCGAGCTCCCGGGTGGCACCGCGGCTGCGGGGGGTGCCGGCACCCGTGCACACCCTCCCGGGGAGCGGCGCGCCGGGTCTGCGCGAGACCCGGCAGGCCCGGCACCGCTCGGGCCGCCCGCCCGATCGCCCGGAGTCACCCTCGTGCCCCGCCCCTCGACTACCACCATCGTCACCGCCGACATATCCTGA
- a CDS encoding SAV_6107 family HEPN domain-containing protein has protein sequence MTGHVSVLRTGATEALPPQTADLLARADAELLAAQFSGEPWERFTHAHLAGLRAGAALVAARGRPTGRGAPRTVWGMLDAVAPELHTHSAFFAQSAPLRSAVDAGRLELVSDARAERALCAAEDLVDAVRALLAGDAGATPAAPVAALR, from the coding sequence ATGACGGGCCACGTGAGCGTCCTGCGGACCGGTGCGACGGAGGCGTTGCCCCCGCAGACCGCCGACCTTCTCGCGCGGGCCGACGCCGAGCTCCTCGCGGCCCAGTTCTCCGGTGAGCCGTGGGAGAGGTTCACCCACGCCCACCTGGCGGGTCTGCGCGCCGGTGCCGCCCTCGTCGCGGCGCGTGGGCGTCCGACCGGCCGGGGCGCGCCGCGGACGGTGTGGGGGATGCTCGACGCGGTGGCGCCGGAGCTGCACACCCACTCGGCGTTCTTCGCCCAGTCCGCGCCGCTGCGCTCCGCCGTGGACGCCGGACGGCTCGAGCTCGTGTCGGACGCGCGCGCCGAGCGGGCGCTGTGCGCGGCCGAGGACCTCGTGGACGCCGTGCGCGCGCTGCTGGCCGGCGACGCAGGTGCGACGCCGGCGGCACCCGTCGCGGCCCTGCGGTGA